A single window of Mycolicibacterium madagascariense DNA harbors:
- a CDS encoding UbiD family decarboxylase encodes MANMTLKEWVQKLDDAGLLNRITDETRVDELPQIMEDNPSQAVLVENVKDCQVPFLSNAYATEEMFTLALGCTAEELPAEIARRKKAPRDTVTVQTSPLKDNVITGDDLDLAMLPWFCHHEHDGHAFINDCNVVSRNLGTGLLDTGEYRLQWRKRNETGISLSNPSRNTRLNIQAYVDAGREMPVACVIGGTPHLKLSQMYTVEGYDDWQVLGGLLGEPVELVKCETNDLMVPASADIVLEGRMMVSEGPVHDEGPYGEYMVTYGGGLQHMWRIVWDCITHRNGAIYEYASIAGLHPGRSDMVDMTFTLAADIYDALKSAAIDVVDLYLPPDAVSQIAYLKIRPHRAGDANNALALMLTCSRQMVPKIAYVFDDDVDIRDPGDVSWAFGLRFNPEQGTLILPRQNVNFLDPSLTTSEPPFFISKIGFDCTKPTVGDLSRFDRAVVVPPAVVPDDLTILDTDQLTDALEKFIRQAPRAWREVVAEFAGHPYPALYHAFGRLRDRLGRREEDSPTFPYRFIDTGSE; translated from the coding sequence ATGGCGAACATGACGCTCAAGGAATGGGTGCAGAAGCTCGACGACGCCGGCCTGTTGAACCGGATCACCGACGAGACCCGGGTCGACGAACTCCCACAGATCATGGAGGACAACCCCTCCCAGGCCGTGCTGGTGGAGAACGTCAAGGACTGCCAGGTTCCCTTCCTGTCCAATGCCTACGCCACCGAGGAGATGTTCACTCTGGCGCTGGGCTGCACGGCCGAAGAGCTACCCGCGGAGATCGCGCGCCGCAAGAAGGCTCCCCGCGACACGGTGACGGTCCAGACGTCGCCGTTGAAGGACAACGTCATCACCGGTGACGACCTGGACCTGGCGATGCTGCCGTGGTTCTGCCACCACGAGCACGACGGCCATGCATTCATCAACGATTGCAACGTCGTCAGCCGCAACCTCGGCACCGGCCTGCTCGACACCGGCGAGTACCGGTTGCAATGGCGCAAGCGCAACGAGACCGGCATCTCGCTGTCGAACCCGTCGCGCAACACTCGGCTCAACATTCAGGCCTATGTCGATGCTGGTCGAGAGATGCCGGTGGCGTGCGTGATTGGCGGCACCCCGCATCTCAAACTCTCGCAGATGTACACCGTCGAGGGCTACGACGACTGGCAGGTGCTGGGTGGGCTGCTCGGCGAGCCCGTCGAATTGGTGAAATGCGAGACCAATGACCTGATGGTGCCGGCCAGCGCCGACATCGTGCTCGAGGGCCGAATGATGGTCAGCGAGGGCCCCGTTCACGACGAAGGGCCCTACGGCGAGTACATGGTCACCTACGGCGGGGGCCTGCAACACATGTGGCGGATCGTGTGGGACTGCATCACTCACCGCAACGGCGCGATCTACGAGTATGCGTCCATCGCGGGCCTTCACCCGGGTAGGTCGGACATGGTCGACATGACCTTCACCCTCGCCGCCGACATCTACGATGCGCTCAAGAGCGCAGCCATCGACGTCGTCGACCTCTACTTGCCCCCAGACGCGGTAAGCCAAATCGCCTACCTCAAGATTCGACCCCATCGCGCGGGAGATGCCAACAACGCCTTGGCATTGATGCTGACCTGTTCGCGACAGATGGTCCCCAAGATCGCCTACGTGTTCGACGACGACGTCGACATCCGCGATCCAGGCGACGTCTCCTGGGCGTTCGGCCTGCGGTTCAACCCCGAACAAGGCACGCTGATCCTGCCCCGGCAGAACGTCAACTTCCTCGACCCCAGCCTGACCACGTCCGAGCCACCGTTCTTCATCTCCAAGATCGGATTCGACTGCACCAAGCCGACGGTGGGCGACCTGAGTCGATTCGACCGGGCGGTGGTCGTGCCCCCAGCCGTCGTGCCCGACGACCTCACCATTCTGGACACCGATCAGCTGACCGACGCGCTGGAGAAGTTCATCCGTCAGGCGCCCCGGGCGTGGCGCGAGGTGGTGGCCGAATTCGCCGGGCACCCCTACCCGGCGCTCTATCACGCCTTCGGTCGGCTACGGGATCGGCTCGGGCGGCGTGAGGAGGACTCGCCCACGTTCCCCTACCGATTCATCGACACCGGCTCAGAGTGA
- a CDS encoding LLM class flavin-dependent oxidoreductase, which translates to MKGEVDANNDAPRRCSGMKLGALLMPSHPPGRSIRRGQQWDLEELVRLDRYGFSEAWIGEHFTAPWEPCPAPDLLIAQALASTHDILLGPLGHLLPYHHPVELAHRVAYLDHMAQGRYQLGVGISALPTDHDIFGLDPSGGRNRRMTFEALELMTTLWRDGGGAFRGEFWTSNQPGRWPVDIRHHLLPYQRPHPPIAISGMTPDSQNLKLAGEKGYLPVSFGISPDPAVTAAHWDSVAEGAARSGRIADRTQWRVVRDVYVAPSDAEARSLAINGIMGRCWREFLLPLYKASGLTPLLKHDQAVCDDDVDVDYVAGHLWFVGSPETVSTRINELQSATGGFGHLLMVSYDATDEFEQWDRSLHLLVNEVLPTCAMPRPAGVTGGPR; encoded by the coding sequence ATGAAGGGAGAGGTCGATGCCAACAACGATGCCCCGCGCAGGTGCTCGGGTATGAAGCTGGGTGCGCTACTGATGCCGTCGCATCCGCCGGGACGATCCATCCGGCGAGGCCAACAGTGGGATCTCGAGGAGCTCGTCCGATTGGATCGCTACGGTTTCAGTGAAGCTTGGATCGGTGAGCACTTCACGGCTCCCTGGGAGCCGTGCCCCGCACCCGACCTGCTCATCGCCCAAGCCCTCGCCAGTACGCACGACATCCTGCTGGGTCCGCTGGGTCACCTGCTTCCGTATCATCATCCGGTCGAATTGGCCCACCGCGTCGCCTATCTCGACCACATGGCGCAAGGGCGATATCAGCTGGGCGTCGGCATCAGCGCACTGCCCACCGACCACGACATCTTCGGACTCGACCCGAGCGGCGGACGCAATCGCCGCATGACGTTCGAGGCGCTGGAGCTCATGACGACGCTCTGGCGTGACGGTGGGGGAGCGTTCCGGGGTGAGTTCTGGACCAGCAACCAGCCGGGGCGCTGGCCCGTGGACATCCGCCACCACCTCCTGCCGTATCAGCGGCCACACCCGCCGATCGCGATCTCTGGAATGACACCCGATTCGCAGAACCTCAAGCTCGCCGGTGAGAAGGGCTATCTCCCAGTGAGTTTCGGCATCAGCCCCGACCCGGCTGTCACCGCAGCCCACTGGGATTCAGTGGCCGAAGGAGCAGCGCGATCCGGCCGGATCGCGGATCGCACGCAGTGGCGGGTCGTGCGCGACGTCTACGTCGCACCCTCGGACGCCGAGGCCCGATCGTTGGCGATCAACGGCATCATGGGCCGATGCTGGCGCGAGTTCCTCCTGCCCCTCTACAAGGCCAGCGGACTGACACCGCTGCTCAAGCATGACCAGGCGGTCTGCGACGACGACGTCGACGTCGACTACGTGGCCGGGCACCTATGGTTCGTCGGCTCACCCGAGACGGTTTCGACGCGAATCAACGAACTACAAAGCGCCACCGGTGGTTTCGGTCATCTCCTGATGGTGTCCTACGATGCGACCGACGAGTTCGAGCAGTGGGATCGCAGCCTGCATCTGCTGGTGAACGAGGTCCTGCCCACGTGCGCGATGCCCCGTCCCGCGGGTGTCACCGGGGGCCCTCGATGA
- a CDS encoding MmgE/PrpD family protein, translating to MKTHHVTTVKAGAQIPRERQLTFLLAQAALRAGDIEDDVTDLVIDRVIDSVSVAIAALSTEPPARAHAAAKGHPRSGGATLIGLTPDVTVHAEWAAYANCTAVRHLDWSDAFGGRDLSHPSDVMGTMIAAAQQSGRTGRDAIRGIVHGYQAMLGLVAGFDLHHHGVDQMCNLGTAVPVGLAALLQVPIDVAYQAVQLSSFLSTITFQMRTGLISTWKGNAPGFVGKTAIEAMDRALRGEESPTPVYEGPFGTIAVLLDGADFTVEILEPGESPRYMTQSIPKQWSADYLAQPFMDLAFDIRSEIGDLTLIDSIVVTASEETHDVIGSTDPLKYDPDAPRGTIDHSLPYMLAVALQDGTWDFEKSFSNERIHQPSTRELWRKIRTQADPTWTKAYSSPDLTKRKFGGRVDITFADGTTNTYIKDNANAFIYPTPWGRADYIDKFMTVADRYLDDGESARFLTLVQRLPQLSNAELHDLYPIVKPGVIREGGRGLF from the coding sequence ATGAAGACCCACCACGTCACGACGGTGAAGGCCGGCGCCCAGATCCCCCGGGAGCGGCAACTGACGTTCCTGCTGGCGCAAGCCGCACTGCGGGCCGGTGACATCGAGGACGACGTCACCGACTTGGTGATCGACCGGGTCATCGACTCGGTGTCGGTGGCGATCGCGGCGCTGAGCACCGAACCCCCGGCCCGGGCGCACGCCGCCGCCAAGGGACATCCACGTTCCGGCGGCGCCACGCTCATCGGACTGACCCCAGATGTGACGGTGCACGCCGAGTGGGCGGCGTACGCGAACTGCACGGCGGTGCGTCATCTGGATTGGAGCGACGCGTTCGGCGGCCGCGACCTCTCACACCCCAGCGACGTCATGGGCACGATGATCGCGGCGGCCCAGCAGTCCGGACGCACCGGCCGCGACGCCATCCGCGGCATCGTGCACGGCTACCAGGCCATGCTCGGGCTGGTCGCCGGTTTCGATCTGCACCATCACGGGGTCGACCAAATGTGCAACCTAGGCACCGCCGTGCCGGTGGGACTCGCCGCCCTGCTGCAGGTACCGATCGACGTTGCCTACCAAGCCGTTCAGCTCAGCTCCTTCCTGTCCACCATCACCTTTCAAATGCGCACCGGCTTGATCTCCACCTGGAAGGGCAATGCCCCCGGTTTCGTTGGCAAGACCGCCATCGAAGCGATGGACCGCGCGCTGCGTGGCGAGGAGTCCCCCACACCGGTCTACGAGGGTCCATTCGGCACGATCGCCGTGCTCCTGGACGGCGCGGACTTCACGGTCGAGATCCTCGAACCTGGAGAGTCCCCGAGATACATGACCCAGTCCATCCCCAAGCAATGGTCCGCGGACTATCTGGCCCAACCATTCATGGACCTGGCCTTCGACATCCGTTCGGAGATCGGTGATTTGACCCTGATCGACTCCATCGTCGTGACCGCCTCGGAGGAGACCCACGACGTCATCGGCTCCACCGATCCGCTCAAGTACGACCCGGACGCCCCGCGCGGCACCATCGACCACTCGTTGCCCTACATGCTGGCCGTGGCACTGCAGGACGGTACCTGGGATTTCGAGAAGTCCTTCAGCAACGAACGGATCCACCAGCCCAGCACCAGGGAACTCTGGCGCAAGATCCGCACCCAAGCCGACCCAACGTGGACGAAGGCCTACTCATCGCCCGACCTCACCAAGCGCAAGTTTGGCGGCCGAGTCGACATCACGTTCGCCGACGGCACCACCAATACCTACATCAAGGACAACGCGAACGCGTTCATCTATCCCACCCCGTGGGGGCGCGCAGATTACATCGACAAGTTCATGACCGTCGCCGACCGCTACCTCGACGACGGCGAAAGCGCCCGCTTCCTCACCTTGGTCCAACGATTGCCCCAACTGAGCAACGCCGAACTGCACGACCTCTACCCCATCGTCAAGCCCGGCGTCATCCGTGAGGGCGGTCGTGGACTCTTCTGA
- a CDS encoding UbiX family flavin prenyltransferase, which translates to MTVARRVIIGMSGASGAIYGIRLLEVLRRVEDVQTHLVISAAGRRTIALETDTSPQQVEALADAVHKPGDIAASISSGSFRTAGMIVAPCSMKTVSGIATSYSDNLLLRAADVVLKDRRRLLLLVRETPLHQGHLRLLSQVSEMGAIVMPPVPAFYHRPRTLGDVIDQTVNRALDLMDIDLPADLFPRWSGPGGPTVPNATELNGNGYQHHPMA; encoded by the coding sequence ATGACGGTGGCGCGGCGAGTCATCATCGGGATGTCCGGCGCCAGCGGCGCCATCTACGGCATCCGGCTCTTGGAGGTCCTGCGCCGGGTCGAGGACGTGCAGACCCACCTGGTGATCAGCGCGGCCGGGCGCCGGACCATTGCCTTGGAGACCGATACCTCGCCCCAACAGGTCGAGGCGCTGGCCGATGCGGTGCACAAGCCCGGTGACATCGCAGCCTCGATCTCGTCGGGGTCGTTTCGCACCGCGGGCATGATCGTCGCCCCGTGCTCGATGAAGACGGTCTCGGGAATCGCCACCTCGTACTCCGACAACCTGCTCCTACGCGCGGCCGACGTGGTTCTCAAGGACCGCCGGCGCCTGCTCCTGCTGGTTCGCGAAACGCCGTTGCATCAAGGACACCTGCGGCTCCTGTCTCAGGTGTCGGAGATGGGCGCCATCGTGATGCCCCCTGTCCCGGCGTTCTATCACCGGCCGCGCACCCTGGGCGACGTCATCGATCAGACGGTGAACCGCGCACTGGACCTGATGGACATCGACCTTCCCGCCGACCTGTTCCCGCGGTGGTCGGGACCTGGCGGACCAACCGTCCCTAATGCGACCGAGCTCAACGGCAATGGCTACCAACATCATCCGATGGCATGA
- a CDS encoding VOC family protein, with the protein MSYVALATQNFDEVTQFYREVLGFDVVTEWDRPRGRGTRFDLGGGLRLEILDNSREPVPRALGEGGDRVHVVVEVDDVHATWSQLSIDAPAPAATSWGASLFGIRDPDGTAITFLQWTTSEGSRR; encoded by the coding sequence ATGAGTTACGTCGCGTTGGCCACGCAGAACTTCGACGAAGTCACCCAGTTCTACCGCGAGGTCCTGGGTTTCGACGTGGTCACCGAGTGGGATCGACCACGGGGCCGGGGAACTCGGTTCGACCTCGGCGGCGGACTTCGTCTGGAGATCCTCGACAATTCCCGCGAACCGGTTCCCCGCGCGCTGGGCGAGGGCGGCGATCGCGTCCACGTCGTCGTGGAGGTGGACGACGTCCACGCCACGTGGTCCCAACTGTCGATCGACGCACCGGCGCCCGCGGCGACGTCCTGGGGCGCCAGTCTCTTCGGCATCCGCGACCCCGACGGAACCGCAATCACGTTCCTGCAGTGGACGACCAGTGAGGGGAGCCGACGATGA
- a CDS encoding helix-turn-helix domain-containing protein, protein MSSTADVESLTRRASSGVMDLVDDVVTTLRADDVPGWQPDDGLGEAVRFVMRDVFTEFLGSVGRGSERMTAANIETIDRAIHLRLDQGATLPDVLHSHRVGGAGIWRHLARQVSDEVADGKALIALTPRIFGLLDQYSLHVEARYSELGGPTARRQADVKASLLDTVLSCTPLQDPKYWDGIAALHIPRRGHFVVLDVAHHTSPAAQTDLELFMSALRAVDSAWVRRGTRSQTVLLSLRHAAARIEDIASAVYERAASPVGLSSPFTSIEHAAAACAEAGVAVASTSARKPVVRYDTDILDIMLASSPRVTNTLVVTSLGQVLNLPPERSHPLVDTVRTWLRHNRSVNAAAAALYCHRNTVNYRLRRFEVLAGGRFTDESWTRRVALAVNSPQLVTALERERRHSSSRP, encoded by the coding sequence ATGTCCTCCACCGCGGATGTCGAGAGCCTGACCCGGCGCGCGTCGAGCGGCGTCATGGACCTCGTCGACGACGTCGTCACCACCTTGCGCGCCGACGACGTTCCCGGCTGGCAACCCGACGATGGCCTCGGCGAGGCCGTTCGTTTCGTCATGCGAGACGTCTTCACCGAGTTTCTCGGTTCAGTCGGCAGAGGGTCCGAACGCATGACTGCTGCAAACATCGAAACGATCGACAGGGCGATCCATCTCCGACTGGACCAGGGCGCGACGCTGCCCGACGTGCTGCACAGTCATCGCGTGGGCGGGGCCGGCATCTGGCGACACCTCGCCCGACAGGTGAGCGACGAGGTAGCAGACGGCAAGGCCCTCATCGCGCTGACGCCGCGGATCTTCGGATTGCTCGACCAATATTCGCTACACGTGGAGGCCAGGTACTCAGAACTGGGAGGCCCAACGGCTCGCCGGCAGGCGGATGTGAAGGCGTCTCTTCTCGACACCGTCCTCTCCTGCACACCACTGCAGGACCCGAAGTACTGGGACGGCATTGCCGCGCTTCACATTCCACGACGCGGCCATTTCGTCGTCCTCGACGTTGCACACCACACCTCTCCTGCGGCACAGACTGATCTGGAGCTCTTCATGAGTGCCCTGAGGGCAGTGGACTCGGCCTGGGTGCGACGCGGAACTCGCTCTCAGACCGTCCTTCTGTCGTTGCGCCACGCCGCAGCGCGCATCGAGGACATCGCATCGGCGGTGTACGAGCGCGCCGCGAGCCCTGTAGGTCTGAGCTCCCCGTTCACGTCCATCGAACACGCAGCGGCGGCCTGCGCCGAGGCAGGAGTCGCGGTAGCCAGCACGTCGGCACGCAAGCCCGTCGTCCGCTACGACACAGACATCCTCGACATCATGCTGGCAAGCTCCCCCCGCGTTACCAACACCCTGGTCGTGACGAGCCTGGGACAGGTACTGAACCTTCCCCCCGAGCGGTCTCACCCGTTGGTGGACACGGTCCGAACGTGGTTGCGGCACAACCGATCCGTGAATGCCGCCGCCGCGGCTCTCTACTGTCATCGCAACACGGTCAATTACCGGTTGCGTCGATTCGAGGTCCTCGCCGGTGGCCGCTTCACCGACGAATCCTGGACTCGGCGGGTCGCACTCGCCGTGAACTCCCCACAACTGGTCACCGCTCTCGAGCGCGAACGTCGCCACTCATCCTCGCGCCCATAG
- a CDS encoding cysteine hydrolase, which translates to MTESRTALLLLDFQVGLGDQSWARDAVANAHIALTAARNEGLLVVFSKVAFEPGYVDVAPSSKAFWPNREKDALAPEASLLIDEFAPTAGEALVDKNRFNPFAGSKLSSILRSQLVTHVVLAGVSTSGVVLGAFTEAETHDLHMTVLSDACADPNPGVHHALTETVFPRSANVQTTTRWTGT; encoded by the coding sequence ATGACCGAAAGCCGAACGGCACTGCTGCTACTGGACTTTCAGGTTGGTCTGGGCGATCAATCGTGGGCCCGCGACGCGGTCGCCAACGCCCACATCGCCCTGACCGCCGCCCGCAACGAAGGACTGCTGGTGGTGTTCAGCAAGGTCGCCTTCGAACCGGGCTACGTGGACGTGGCGCCGTCCAGTAAGGCGTTCTGGCCCAATCGCGAAAAGGACGCACTGGCGCCGGAAGCCAGTCTATTGATCGACGAATTCGCCCCGACGGCCGGTGAGGCACTCGTCGACAAGAACAGGTTCAATCCGTTTGCCGGAAGCAAGCTTTCGTCGATCCTGCGGTCTCAGTTGGTGACTCACGTCGTCTTGGCCGGGGTGAGCACCAGCGGCGTCGTCCTGGGTGCCTTCACCGAGGCCGAAACCCACGATCTGCACATGACCGTGCTCTCTGATGCCTGCGCCGACCCCAACCCCGGCGTCCACCACGCACTCACCGAGACAGTGTTTCCCCGATCGGCAAACGTGCAGACCACCACACGATGGACAGGCACCTAG
- a CDS encoding alpha/beta fold hydrolase: MADVISVFDEGWLEGVEDRKIRTRLGVIHVRLGGTPDGPVLLFWPSLMMDGTMWRYQYEHFKTRYRIILLDSPGHGQSDALRKNIDLKDSADVLVEVLDALGVDKIVLIGNSWGGMLAGVFPAYYPGRVHATIGMNATASLPTTYESIWATSLATFLSLHERMPKLIVTAATNAFAGPTARATRPEFLQFLSFPLRDDPKSVAWALRSILIGRRDEHSLLATITDTPVMIVAGEEDSQFPVHVVRRMAEAIPNGRFEIIKYTGHLAARENPDAVNALIDDFLSGLTL, translated from the coding sequence ATGGCAGATGTCATTTCGGTGTTCGACGAAGGCTGGCTCGAGGGTGTGGAAGACCGCAAGATTCGTACCCGGCTCGGTGTGATCCACGTACGCCTCGGCGGCACACCCGACGGCCCCGTCCTGTTGTTCTGGCCATCTCTGATGATGGACGGCACGATGTGGCGTTACCAGTACGAGCACTTCAAGACCCGCTACCGCATCATCCTGCTGGACTCTCCCGGCCACGGTCAGTCCGATGCGTTGCGCAAGAACATCGACCTCAAGGACTCCGCCGACGTGCTCGTCGAGGTACTCGACGCACTCGGGGTCGACAAGATCGTCCTCATCGGCAACAGCTGGGGCGGCATGCTGGCCGGGGTATTCCCCGCCTACTACCCAGGGCGGGTTCACGCGACGATCGGCATGAACGCCACGGCGTCGCTACCCACCACCTACGAATCCATTTGGGCCACTTCGCTGGCCACGTTCCTCTCACTGCACGAGCGGATGCCGAAGTTGATCGTCACCGCTGCGACCAACGCCTTCGCCGGACCCACCGCCCGCGCGACCCGCCCGGAATTCCTGCAATTCCTGTCCTTCCCGCTGCGCGATGATCCCAAGTCCGTGGCGTGGGCGCTGCGCAGCATCCTCATTGGGCGGCGCGACGAACACAGCCTGCTCGCCACCATCACCGACACACCGGTGATGATCGTGGCCGGCGAGGAAGACAGCCAATTCCCCGTGCACGTCGTACGGCGCATGGCCGAGGCCATTCCGAACGGCCGCTTCGAGATCATCAAGTACACCGGCCACCTCGCCGCCCGCGAGAACCCCGACGCGGTCAACGCCCTCATCGACGACTTCCTCAGCGGTCTCACCCTCTAG
- a CDS encoding alpha/beta fold hydrolase, with amino-acid sequence MTVVLVHGVPETSLVWDELVAALCEGGVVAPIRLSPPGFGVPIPQGFEPTREGYVRWLIDELESLGEPVRLVGHDWGGLHVVGVAMTRPDLIESWVSDVVGIFDPGYRWHPLARRWQRPGAGEQALSALVSMSDDERIAYLCGQGMPRHLAGRLECAIDATMSRCILSLYRSAIQPAMAEAAGSLPAAAARPGLAIHPTEDHNSGTREDVVRSARRAGARVAELPGLGHWWFAQEPRRAATALHHFWGSR; translated from the coding sequence GTGACGGTAGTACTGGTTCACGGGGTGCCCGAGACGTCGCTGGTGTGGGACGAGCTGGTCGCGGCATTGTGCGAGGGCGGCGTTGTTGCACCAATTCGGCTGTCGCCGCCGGGGTTTGGCGTCCCCATCCCGCAAGGATTCGAGCCCACGCGTGAAGGCTATGTCCGGTGGCTGATCGACGAGCTCGAATCGCTCGGTGAACCGGTGCGGCTGGTGGGGCACGATTGGGGCGGTCTGCACGTCGTGGGGGTAGCCATGACCAGGCCTGACCTCATCGAGTCCTGGGTGTCGGACGTCGTGGGCATCTTCGACCCCGGGTACCGGTGGCATCCGTTGGCGCGACGATGGCAACGACCCGGCGCGGGCGAGCAGGCATTGAGTGCACTGGTGTCCATGTCTGATGACGAGCGCATCGCCTATCTATGCGGCCAGGGCATGCCGCGACACCTTGCCGGCCGTCTCGAATGTGCGATCGACGCCACCATGAGTCGATGCATTCTGTCGCTCTACCGATCCGCGATTCAGCCTGCGATGGCCGAAGCAGCGGGGTCGTTGCCCGCAGCGGCAGCACGCCCAGGACTGGCCATCCACCCCACCGAAGACCACAACTCGGGGACCCGGGAGGACGTCGTGCGCTCGGCCCGCCGCGCAGGCGCACGGGTGGCGGAGTTACCAGGGCTGGGTCACTGGTGGTTCGCCCAGGAGCCGCGGCGTGCGGCCACCGCCCTCCACCACTTTTGGGGCTCTCGGTGA
- a CDS encoding SRPBCC family protein produces the protein MSTISHAIRIRAPRDEVFEAIATTKGLQGWYAPRVTGELAVHEEIVAEAADGEVFRWKLLSQNPGTSAEWECVSGPGSSAGTRVMHRLSETDDGRTAVEVDHDGWSEEDDAIPTCNTLWGILIGRLRDYVESGSATHALG, from the coding sequence ATGTCCACGATTTCGCATGCCATCCGGATCCGCGCACCCCGCGACGAGGTGTTCGAGGCCATCGCGACGACGAAGGGTCTGCAGGGCTGGTATGCCCCTCGGGTCACCGGTGAGCTCGCGGTCCACGAAGAGATCGTCGCCGAGGCAGCCGACGGCGAGGTGTTCCGTTGGAAGTTGCTGAGTCAAAACCCCGGGACGTCCGCGGAGTGGGAGTGCGTGTCCGGCCCCGGATCATCGGCCGGAACCCGAGTCATGCACCGGCTCTCCGAGACCGATGACGGTCGGACGGCCGTGGAGGTCGATCACGATGGGTGGAGCGAGGAGGATGACGCCATCCCCACCTGCAACACCCTGTGGGGAATCCTCATCGGCCGACTTCGCGACTATGTCGAATCAGGTTCGGCGACACACGCATTGGGTTAG
- a CDS encoding 2-methylaconitate cis-trans isomerase PrpF family protein, which translates to MLIPTDQETLRLVLARGGTSKGLYFHEQDIPPAGPERDAVLCRLMGSPDLNQIDGLGGAKPVTSKLAIVAPSTRDDADVEYTFGQVQLDQASVDYTGNCGNISAGVGPFAIDEGLITPTVPVTTVRIHNTNTDKILVAEVPVVGGRAAVLGDAAIAGVPGTGAPITMDWKGTVGSATGSLLPTGNVTDDITLESGDTVSVSIVDAGNITCWITAADVGLTGSEQAAEIEKDTAAMKTLFEIRAKAAAAAGLVDEWTEANSPNRGLPLTGVVAGPGDYTAANGDEIPSTAMDVRVRLIFLDRLHPTIAGTGSIALTAASRVPGSVVARASAASADSGELRIGHPGGVMTNQVQTAAEEGDEVPTFTKLAMIRTARRLMSGAAYIPREDHPIPTAAPTGTGAVHEGD; encoded by the coding sequence ATGCTGATTCCGACCGATCAAGAAACCCTGCGCCTGGTATTGGCCCGTGGGGGGACGAGCAAGGGACTGTACTTCCACGAACAGGACATCCCGCCGGCCGGACCAGAACGCGATGCCGTGCTGTGCCGCTTGATGGGGTCACCGGACCTCAACCAGATCGACGGACTCGGCGGCGCCAAACCGGTCACGTCCAAGCTGGCAATCGTCGCCCCTTCGACCCGGGACGACGCCGACGTCGAGTACACGTTCGGGCAGGTTCAGCTCGACCAGGCAAGCGTGGACTACACCGGCAATTGCGGCAACATCTCCGCCGGGGTGGGCCCTTTCGCCATCGACGAAGGACTGATCACGCCGACCGTCCCCGTGACGACGGTGCGCATCCACAACACCAACACCGACAAGATCCTCGTCGCCGAGGTCCCGGTCGTCGGTGGACGCGCCGCGGTGCTGGGCGATGCCGCCATCGCCGGCGTCCCGGGAACCGGAGCGCCGATCACGATGGACTGGAAGGGCACCGTCGGTTCTGCCACCGGGTCGCTGCTACCGACCGGAAACGTGACCGACGACATCACCCTGGAGTCGGGTGACACGGTGAGCGTGTCCATCGTCGACGCGGGCAACATCACCTGTTGGATCACCGCCGCCGACGTCGGGCTGACCGGCAGCGAGCAGGCCGCCGAGATCGAGAAGGACACCGCGGCCATGAAGACCCTGTTCGAGATCCGCGCCAAGGCAGCCGCTGCGGCAGGCCTGGTCGATGAGTGGACCGAGGCCAACAGCCCCAACCGTGGTCTGCCGCTGACCGGGGTGGTCGCCGGCCCCGGGGACTACACCGCCGCCAACGGCGACGAGATCCCCTCCACGGCAATGGATGTACGCGTGCGGCTGATATTCCTGGACCGGCTACACCCCACCATCGCCGGAACGGGGTCGATCGCTTTGACCGCCGCCTCCCGTGTCCCCGGTTCGGTCGTGGCGCGGGCCAGCGCCGCCTCGGCTGATTCAGGGGAGCTCCGCATCGGACATCCCGGCGGGGTGATGACCAACCAGGTCCAGACCGCCGCCGAAGAGGGCGACGAGGTGCCGACCTTCACCAAGCTGGCCATGATCCGCACGGCGCGGCGCCTCATGAGCGGCGCGGCCTACATCCCTCGCGAAGACCACCCCATCCCGACCGCCGCGCCGACCGGAACGGGCGCCGTCCACGAAGGCGATTGA